DNA sequence from the Gopherus evgoodei ecotype Sinaloan lineage chromosome 3, rGopEvg1_v1.p, whole genome shotgun sequence genome:
TAACACACTTTTTTTCACCTAGTAAAAACACATTTTAGTATCAAAAAAGACATTAAAGGCAGTGTTTGTGTCTCTAATTCAAGAAAAAACTGGCTTGTAAGAATCCAAAATATACACTTCAAGCAGTGCATGCTTCTTATGTAGTAATTAAGTCCcttcatttaaatatatatagaaaAGCAACTGACCATAGTGCAATGATAAAATTCATTAAAGGCAGTGCAACAGTTATTCTTGAACACAGATCCTTGCCTAGTGTCCATCTTGTTTTTTTGCAGTCACTTTGCTAACTTCAGTAGAGAACCAGCTCAGCCTGAATTTAGTTTCTCAGCAGCAGTCAGTGAAGGAATCTATCTCCCTTTCCTCTTTCAGCAGCATTCATTGGGGCATATCTCCTTTGAAATTGTTTTGAACAACAACTTTGCCATATCACTTCCGTTTTACACCTGTAGAGAGTTGAGAGAAGCCAAGAACAGAGAGAAGCAGAGTTTAGTAAAACATATAGAGGATCTCAGTGATTAAGAGGTAGACAAAGATCAAGGAGTCCATCAGTGTGCTAGGGCAGAAGAGACTCCACAAATAAGGGATAACTCATAAATTAAAATGATACTACAGCTgtgtcccaatcctgcaagctctcTATGTGTGGAACTCCGACTGAAGCAAatcatttgcaggattgggctttaTCTTAAAAAAAGTTATCAGTTTTATAACCTCCACACAAAAATAAACCCACAGGGCCAGATCTCACCGagtgtaaattggtatagctccatTAAAGGCAACGGAGCTGTGCTGATCTACACTAGCTCAAGATCTGGctcaactatttttattttcctttacaaCCATTAGGAACTGTACTAACCTCAGTTGCTATGATGCATTCATCTTTCTCTTCTGATATGACATACACCGACTGGTACTTTGTGTCCTTTGAAGTGGAATATACTGATTCTGGTCGTTTTCTTTCAGAAGTATCACCACTGAAgataaaaccaacaacaacaaaaatcagatGGCTGCTACTAGTACCAACTAGGAAACACATACACCTTTTACAGTAAACTGTTCCCCCAGAGCTATTATCTGAACTGTACCTCTTTAGTGGTACTGCACTTTTCTCCTCTGCCTCTGAATCGTATGTTTCACACCTGGCTTCACATTTGCTGTGTTCCTCTTTAACAGAATCCTCATTCTTAAGTTCATGCACCAAATTGTAATCCACTGACGGGTATCTAACTTTGTAGCCATTTTTATCAGAGTTATCACTGTGAAAGTCTACTTTCTTATTTGTGTTTTTAATCTGAGTGGCACCAATGACACTTATTGAAATGTCCTTTTCGCGTTGGCAGTTGGCCAAGTTGTTCATGGTCTCTGTTTCACTCCTGCATGCATCAGGCTGATGGTGCCTCTTTTGCATTTTGAGTCTGACACAGACAACAATAGCAGCGCACCCCAGCAATAGCATCAGGACCAGAATAATCCCAGCACATACTGCAATCCAAGGAAACTGTGCATTCTGACCTTCAGTGTACTTCTCAGTGAAGTCAACAATTACAGGTCCCTGAGGCTGTTCAGGGAGCAAAAACTGGCAGTTGAGTCCACCATATCCCCGAGCACACTCACACACATAACGGTTGTTTCTTTCATGGCAAGTAGCCCCATTGTGACAAGGGTTGTGTTCACATTTGCTGACTGGAGTACTACAGTTCTTTCCATTGTATCCTGGGGGGCAGGTGCAAGAATAGTCATTAATTCCATCTTGGCAGGTTCCACCATTCAAACAAGGAAAGGAGGCACAGTCATCCATATTATCATCACAGTGTCTTCCAGTAAAACCAGCCTGGCATTGGCATATGTAGGAATTTCCAAGATCAACACACTGGGCTCCTGCAATATTAAATATGACAAATAATAAGTAAGTGTTTTTATAATATCAAGTAACAATTCTTCAGCTTCACAGTGTACTTAAAATGATGAAAATCAAGgccaagactttaaaaaaatggactCCTAGAGACAAATATGGAATTAGGACCCCATTTCTGAACATCCTAGCTCACTATTACAGTTTTTACCTCTTATTACCAGTGGCAAAACTTTTATTAATTTtctaaaccttatttacttttctcACCACttattctgtttacttttttgtgTTTTACTCAGCTTCATCGGTGAAACTAGACTGAATCAATTTCACACCTTGGTTTTCATGAATTGGTACAATGTTGCAGAGTTTGGATTGCAACCAATGTggaggaatattttttaaaaaacgctttttaaaaaatgaaaacagctttACTACtgctaaataataaaaatatttagcattttGATGGCACATTTCATCCATAGAGCTCAAAGCAATTAtacaaaagcatttttaaagtattgctatcctcattttacaaatgtggaACTTGAGGCACAGGGAGGCCACATGCCAGACCCAAGGTCATAATGAAAGACAATACTATTTATACTCTGGAGCCATATCATGCCATCAACTTTTAAGCAGAACTCCTCAGTTTAGTCAATGGGGAAGTTCTAGATAAAAACTAATGGCACAACTTGGCAGGGAGTTCTGATTAAAAACAATGGATTGACACCTATgatttgtaattttatttttatacaatcCCTCAACTATATGACAGTGTTCCTTTAAGAGACAACGGTATATAGTTTGCCTTACCATTAGCACAAGGACTGGAGCTGCAATAATCAATTTTCTTTTCACAGTTAAACCCTGAGTAACCCAATGGGCAGCGACAGCTGTATCCACCATCAGGGTTGTCCGTGCATCGCCCTCCATTGAAGCATGGGCCATCAGCACAGGTCATAGCACTCAGCTCACAGTTTTTACCATAGAAGCCAGGTGGACAGGTACAGGAATAGCTGTTTTCAAGATCCTGTCGAAAAGAAAAGATTTATTCAATTTAAATGAtgtaaaaatcaaaatgactGTAAAACTGTCTTTAGTTGATCAGATGTTTAAAATATCATTAACTCCTTTAACTTACGGTGCAGCTTCCACCATTCTTGCAGGGGTTGGCATCACATTCATTGATTTCAATCTCACAGTTGGAACCAGTGTACCCAGGACGGCAAGAACAAGTGTAGCTTCCTTGGCCAGTATTAGTACAAGTGGCACCATTCTTGCAAGGCTTATGATGGGTACAGTAATTAAGatctgaaaaagatttaaaagGAGAGACAGATCCATAAAGATATGTGCTAATTTGCAATTGTTGCATGGCTTGAATGAGAGGTACTCTAGAAAATACTGTTATCTTCTAAAAGACAATCGTAAGCAATGATCAAGAACTTACCTTGGTTACAGAAAAGGCCACCCCAGCCTTCCTGACAGTTGCATTGCCACGGTTGTTGGCAGGTACCATGAAGGCAGCCTGGGTATCGGATGCACTCATCACAATAACGCCCTTGCCATCCAACCCtacatctgaaaaacaaacaaaggattgTCAGATTTGTACTTCCAACAGTTAGAAATCCTATCTCAAACTCTGCAAACACACTGAAGCAAAAACCAGGAATCAAGTTTCCTAAAAAGCCTTCCATGATCCTTCATGTGGGAAAGCCACTGAGTCTAACTGTAGCATCAGTTTTCATCAGTTCCAGCTACTTTTTTCATTACCTTAAACAGAGCTATTGTTCTAGGTACTTATTTTGTTTACTATCACAGATAACCTTATATATactactgtaaattcattaagtTAATATTAATGATACTGATGTCTGACTTCTAGATTAATACTTTGATCTGGTATTATCTGGATTTCTCAGGTTACCATCTCCTGTGAAGAAAAACACTTAAACTAATCCTCAAATGACAAATGTCTTATCTAAGTCTAGAGCATCAATTTGACattacagaccaaaaaaaaaaggaaaaacctcTGAAAACTTACTTGCATTCTCCAGGTTTGTCACAAAACCCATGTTGTTCATCACATCCAGGCAAGCAAATTGCTGcagacaaataaaatatatagatatataagcTCCAGGGTCAAATACATCCCTTCTGAAAATACAGTTTTGAAGCATCTTCTGGGTTGGGACAAACCCTCTTTCACTAGTTCAGTCAGTTAATAGCAGCTGAGTTAATCTCTGAAGGCTGGTGGAGTATTGATCTTGCTTAGTAACTGGGTACTTTACTTATCACTAGGGATGAGCATTCTTCTTAATACAGTTGCACACAGACAAAAGAGGACTCACAATTGCTCTGTTCCCTacagcccctcacccccctttCCTTCCCAGTGAGGGTCAGAAGTCCTTTTTTCCAATTCTATGCACACAGCTCCACCTCTTAATATCCCCAGAAAGTGTGTGTAGATAAGAGTGGACAGCTGGTGTGCAGGGTGCCAGTGCAGGACAGCTGCTCTATTGTCTATTCTCTCCCAGCAGCTGCCCCACTGCAACAATACCCCCAACCCCTTGCAGCCAATCGGGGCTAAGACATGCTTCCCCAGCAGCCTATCCCTGCCCAGATCTAATCTATGGCACGCGCGTGATTTCTctgcaaaaacttttttttcttattcaaaTAAATAAGTCTAAAGTTCTTCCTCCCCCCTGCAAAAAAGGGGGCGGGTGGGCACAAACATAGTAAAGAGGTAAGCAGGCcagaaggagggagggtgggggaaaaaagagactTCTGCTCATTATTTCGCCTGGTTATGGAACTCATTAAGCAGGCACTGCAAAGTTTTAATTCAACAAAGCTAACAGGAGACAATGACAtgcgaaagaaagaaagaaagaaagaaagaaagaaagaaagaaagaaagaaagaaagaaagctgataATCAGATTGTCTCAAAACTGGAATGAAAGATGAAAAAGGGTATAAGGGAAGCAATTTGGAGTCTGGAAACCTCACTTGCTAACCAGAAAACATTCTTTTTGCACAAGCACACACACTCTACTGCCTAATAAATATGTTATTTCATATATTTTAGCTGATTTTTCATAAGACACAGAGTAGACTGTACTGCATGCACACACAATGATtcaaaaaagaggggaaataTTCTGCTTGGTTACTGAAGAAGCAGCAATATACAAATATCAAAAGGTGCTGACATCCCTAAACAGTTCATCAAAGAAATGTTTCCTCTCCCTCTACCCCCTAACACTTCTGCAATAGAAACCTTTAATCCAGGGGCACTACAATCATTTAAAGCCTAACCAGGGGAAATTCAAGCCCCCAGTTTACTATGCAAAATTGTGCCACATAGGGCTGTAATCACCTTACTAGTCCCTAACAATAAGAATAAACTGAGGCTGTTTAATATCAGTTCATCTGAATTCACAATTTAgctcattttttttaacaaggcaAACAGATAGGCTGTCTTGCACACTACAACATCCAAATTGTTTTCTTCCTGTTACTCATCCTGATTTGTGAGGTTTGGAGAGGGGGATTCAGATAGTGAGTTATCTGCCAATATATtattatagacacacacacaaattagaaTATTAGTATATACTAGAGTGTAGTAGAGTGGGGATGTGCACTAAATTTATCTTCAGTTTATCTAACTTCTTTGACCACCTCAGCTGCAATCTGCTCCATCTCTGCCAG
Encoded proteins:
- the DLL1 gene encoding delta-like protein 1, which gives rise to MGGQSMLTLAILSVLLCHCQVRCSGVFELKLQEFVNKKGLLGNRNCCGAGSGGPGAGLQQCDCKTFFRVCLKHYQASVSPEPPCTYGSAITPVLGANSFSVPDSAGGAEPGFSNPIRFPFGFTWPGTFSLIIEALHTDSPDDLNTENPERLISRLATQRHLTVGEEWSQDLHSSGRTDLKYSYRFVCDEHYYGEGCSVFCRPRDDAFGHFTCGERGEKVCNPGWKGQYCTEPICLPGCDEQHGFCDKPGECKCRVGWQGRYCDECIRYPGCLHGTCQQPWQCNCQEGWGGLFCNQDLNYCTHHKPCKNGATCTNTGQGSYTCSCRPGYTGSNCEIEINECDANPCKNGGSCTDLENSYSCTCPPGFYGKNCELSAMTCADGPCFNGGRCTDNPDGGYSCRCPLGYSGFNCEKKIDYCSSSPCANGAQCVDLGNSYICQCQAGFTGRHCDDNMDDCASFPCLNGGTCQDGINDYSCTCPPGYNGKNCSTPVSKCEHNPCHNGATCHERNNRYVCECARGYGGLNCQFLLPEQPQGPVIVDFTEKYTEGQNAQFPWIAVCAGIILVLMLLLGCAAIVVCVRLKMQKRHHQPDACRSETETMNNLANCQREKDISISVIGATQIKNTNKKVDFHSDNSDKNGYKVRYPSVDYNLVHELKNEDSVKEEHSKCEARCETYDSEAEEKSAVPLKSGDTSERKRPESVYSTSKDTKYQSVYVISEEKDECIIATEV